In one Pseudomonas fitomaticsae genomic region, the following are encoded:
- a CDS encoding adenosylmethionine--8-amino-7-oxononanoate transaminase translates to MGLNNQWMQRDLAVLWHPCTQMKDHEQLPLIPIKRGEGVWLEDFEGKRYLDAVSSWWVNVFGHANPRINQRIKDQVDQLEHVILAGFSHQPVIELSERLVKMTPEGLNRVFYADNGSSCIEVALKMSFHYWLNRGQPNKKRFVTLTNSYHGETMAAMAVGDVPLFTETYKALLMDTIKVPSPDCYLRPQGMSWEEHSRNMFAVMEQTLAENHDSVAAVIVEPLIQGAGGMRMYHPVYLKLLREACDRYGVHLIHDEIAVGFGRTGTMFACEQAGIRPDFLCLSKALTGGYLPLAACLTTDEVYSAFYDDYPTLRAFLHSHSYTGNPLACAAALATLDIFEQDNVIEDNRALAQRMASATAHLVDHPNVSEVRQTGMVLAIEMVKDKATKEAYPWQERRGLKVFQHALERGALLRPLGSVVYFLPPYVITPEQIDFLAEVASEGIDIATRDSVSVAVPKDFHPGFRDPG, encoded by the coding sequence ATGGGCCTGAACAACCAGTGGATGCAACGCGATCTCGCGGTGCTGTGGCATCCCTGCACCCAGATGAAAGACCACGAACAGCTGCCGCTGATCCCGATCAAGCGCGGTGAAGGCGTCTGGCTGGAAGACTTCGAAGGCAAGCGTTATCTGGATGCGGTCAGCTCCTGGTGGGTCAACGTGTTCGGCCACGCCAACCCGCGCATCAACCAGCGCATCAAGGATCAGGTCGATCAGCTGGAACACGTGATTCTGGCCGGTTTCAGCCATCAGCCAGTGATCGAGCTGTCCGAGCGGCTGGTGAAGATGACGCCCGAGGGCCTGAACCGGGTGTTCTACGCCGATAACGGTTCGTCCTGCATCGAAGTCGCGCTGAAAATGAGCTTTCACTACTGGCTCAACCGCGGCCAGCCGAACAAGAAGCGCTTTGTCACCCTGACCAACAGCTACCACGGCGAAACCATGGCGGCGATGGCGGTCGGTGACGTGCCGTTGTTCACCGAAACCTACAAAGCCCTGCTGATGGACACCATCAAGGTGCCGAGCCCGGATTGCTACCTGCGCCCACAGGGCATGAGCTGGGAAGAGCATTCGCGCAACATGTTCGCGGTCATGGAACAGACCCTGGCCGAGAACCATGACAGCGTCGCTGCCGTGATCGTCGAGCCGCTGATCCAGGGAGCCGGCGGCATGCGCATGTACCACCCGGTCTATCTCAAGCTGCTGCGCGAGGCCTGCGACCGTTACGGCGTGCACCTGATCCACGACGAAATCGCCGTCGGCTTCGGCCGCACCGGAACGATGTTCGCCTGCGAACAGGCCGGCATCCGCCCGGACTTCCTGTGCCTGTCCAAAGCCCTGACCGGCGGTTATCTGCCGTTGGCGGCGTGCCTGACCACCGACGAGGTGTACAGCGCGTTCTATGACGACTACCCGACCCTGCGCGCCTTCCTGCATTCGCACAGCTACACCGGCAACCCGCTGGCGTGTGCGGCGGCGCTGGCGACCCTGGATATTTTCGAACAGGACAATGTGATCGAAGACAACCGGGCGCTGGCCCAGCGCATGGCATCGGCCACGGCGCATCTGGTGGATCATCCGAATGTTTCGGAAGTCCGTCAGACCGGCATGGTGCTGGCGATCGAGATGGTCAAGGACAAAGCCACGAAAGAGGCTTATCCGTGGCAGGAACGTCGCGGCCTGAAGGTGTTCCAGCATGCGCTGGAGCGTGGCGCGTTGCTGCGTCCGCTGGGCAGCGTGGTGTATTTCCTGCCGCCGTACGTCATCACCCCGGAGCAGATCGACTTCCTCGCCGAAGTCGCCAGCGAAGGCATCGACATTGCCACACGTGACAGCGTCAGCGTGGCGGTGCCGAAGGATTTCCATCCCGGGTTCCGTGATCCGGGCTGA
- a CDS encoding 16S rRNA (uracil(1498)-N(3))-methyltransferase translates to MRLSRFFIDAPLSTGEHELPEAQAHYISRVLRMAEGDAVQMFDGSGHEFRGSLVEVGKKRVVVQIDEQFAGQIESPLQIHLGQGLSRGERMDWAIQKATELGVNEITPIFSERCEVRLKDERADKRLLHWRQVAISACEQCGRSRVPVIHPPVLLADWLKQTEAELKLVLHPVAEPLVSHAKPSTLAFLIGPEGGLSDAEVEQAKANGFHAARLGPRVLRTETAPVVALAVAQQLWGDF, encoded by the coding sequence ATGAGACTGTCCCGCTTCTTTATCGACGCCCCGCTCAGCACCGGCGAACACGAACTGCCGGAAGCCCAGGCGCATTACATCAGCCGCGTGCTGCGCATGGCCGAGGGCGATGCGGTGCAGATGTTCGACGGCTCCGGCCACGAATTTCGCGGCTCCCTGGTGGAAGTCGGCAAGAAACGCGTGGTGGTGCAGATCGACGAGCAGTTCGCCGGTCAAATCGAATCACCGCTGCAGATCCACCTCGGCCAGGGCCTGTCCCGGGGCGAGCGGATGGACTGGGCGATCCAGAAAGCCACCGAGCTGGGCGTGAACGAAATCACCCCGATCTTCAGCGAACGCTGCGAAGTCCGCCTCAAGGACGAACGCGCCGACAAGCGCCTGCTGCACTGGCGTCAGGTGGCGATCAGTGCTTGTGAGCAATGCGGTCGTTCGCGGGTGCCGGTGATTCATCCGCCGGTGTTGCTGGCCGACTGGCTGAAGCAGACGGAAGCCGAACTGAAACTGGTGCTGCACCCGGTGGCTGAGCCGTTGGTCAGCCATGCCAAACCATCGACCCTGGCGTTCCTGATCGGCCCTGAAGGCGGTCTGTCCGACGCCGAAGTCGAGCAAGCCAAGGCCAACGGCTTCCACGCCGCCCGCCTCGGCCCGCGCGTGCTGCGCACCGAGACCGCGCCGGTTGTGGCGCTGGCGGTGGCGCAGCAACTGTGGGGTGATTTCTAA
- a CDS encoding transporter substrate-binding domain-containing protein → MQKITLLGCTLALVFGAQVQANEVPLTGTLGKIASANSITLGYRDASVPFSYVGDHTGQPMGYSVELADKIVERIKQQLALPELKVKYNLVTSQTRIPLVQNGTVDLECGSTGVTAERQKQVAFSYGFIYVKGQLLTAKDSGIHSFDDLRGKNVVTTAGTTNERYLKSYNLDHKLNMFVISAKDHGEAFQMLQSGRAAAFYMDDALLYGERAKARDPHNWVVVGEEQSREIYSCMVRKDDPQFLALVNGALADLYSSGEINGIYRKWFEQPIPPKGLNLEFPMTSELKAIIARPTSDPVQ, encoded by the coding sequence ATGCAAAAAATCACGTTGCTCGGCTGCACTCTGGCGCTGGTTTTCGGCGCTCAGGTTCAGGCCAATGAAGTGCCGCTGACCGGTACGCTCGGCAAGATCGCCAGCGCCAACAGCATCACCCTGGGTTATCGCGATGCGTCGGTGCCGTTCTCGTATGTGGGCGATCACACCGGCCAGCCAATGGGGTATTCGGTGGAACTGGCGGACAAGATCGTCGAGCGCATCAAGCAGCAACTGGCGTTGCCGGAGCTGAAAGTGAAGTACAACCTGGTGACGTCGCAGACGCGGATTCCGCTGGTGCAGAACGGCACGGTCGACCTTGAATGCGGCTCCACCGGGGTGACCGCCGAACGGCAGAAACAGGTCGCGTTCTCCTACGGTTTCATCTACGTCAAAGGGCAGTTGCTGACCGCCAAGGATAGCGGCATCCACAGCTTCGATGACCTGCGCGGCAAGAACGTGGTGACCACCGCCGGCACCACCAACGAGCGCTATCTGAAGAGCTACAACCTGGACCACAAACTGAACATGTTCGTGATCAGCGCCAAGGATCACGGCGAGGCGTTCCAGATGCTGCAATCAGGGCGCGCGGCGGCGTTTTACATGGACGATGCGCTGCTTTACGGCGAGCGGGCCAAGGCACGCGATCCGCACAACTGGGTCGTGGTGGGAGAGGAGCAATCGCGGGAAATCTACAGCTGCATGGTGCGCAAGGATGATCCGCAATTCCTCGCGCTGGTGAACGGCGCGTTGGCCGATCTGTACAGCTCGGGGGAGATCAACGGAATCTACCGCAAGTGGTTCGAACAGCCGATCCCACCGAAAGGCTTGAACCTTGAGTTCCCGATGACCAGCGAACTCAAGGCAATCATCGCCAGACCAACCAGTGATCCGGTGCAGTGA
- a CDS encoding D-amino acid dehydrogenase has product MAQRVCIIGGGVIGLATAWALVRDGLEVTVVEARRALGSETSFANGGQLSYRYVAPLADAGVPLQAIGWMLRGDSPLKLRPRLDPAQWRWMASFLAACRTSVNRENAAHLLRLALFSQSTLKRWREDDGLVGFNWRRNGKLVTFRNATSFEHARKGLADPQQQQVLSAAECAQLEPALSDAPFVGAIYTPDEEVGDCHGFCQQLAARLRASGRCEFRLGQAVTGIRHSHGAVTAIELGDEILPVEQLVIAAGHRSPLLALPGLRLPLYPLKGYSLTVPIGSEHRAPDVSITDYDRKIVYARIGEQLRVAAMVDIVGFDPAVDPERLALIRRQARDTFPDAGNYDAAVEWAGMRPATPTGVPLLGATAYRNLWLNLGHGALGFTLACGSGQLLSELIGKQRTSIDLHGFNPRAA; this is encoded by the coding sequence ATGGCTCAGCGTGTGTGCATCATCGGCGGCGGCGTGATCGGGTTGGCAACGGCCTGGGCGCTGGTGCGCGACGGTTTGGAGGTGACGGTGGTCGAGGCGCGGCGGGCGCTGGGCAGCGAAACCAGTTTCGCCAACGGCGGCCAGTTGTCCTACCGCTACGTTGCGCCGCTGGCCGATGCCGGCGTGCCGTTGCAGGCGATCGGGTGGATGCTGCGCGGCGATTCACCGCTCAAGCTGCGCCCGCGCCTGGACCCGGCGCAGTGGCGCTGGATGGCCTCGTTTCTCGCCGCTTGCCGCACCTCGGTCAACCGCGAAAACGCCGCGCACCTGTTGCGTCTGGCGCTGTTCAGCCAGAGCACGCTGAAACGCTGGCGCGAGGACGACGGACTCGTCGGCTTCAACTGGCGGCGCAACGGCAAACTGGTGACCTTCCGCAATGCCACCAGCTTCGAGCATGCACGCAAAGGTTTGGCTGATCCGCAGCAACAGCAGGTGTTGTCAGCCGCCGAATGTGCGCAACTGGAACCGGCACTGTCCGATGCGCCGTTTGTAGGCGCGATCTACACGCCGGATGAAGAAGTCGGCGACTGTCACGGATTCTGCCAACAGTTGGCGGCGCGCTTGAGGGCGTCGGGCCGCTGCGAGTTTCGTCTTGGTCAGGCAGTCACCGGCATTCGCCACAGTCACGGCGCGGTCACGGCCATTGAGCTTGGCGACGAAATTCTGCCGGTCGAGCAACTGGTAATCGCCGCCGGCCATCGCAGCCCGTTGCTGGCGCTGCCCGGCCTGCGCCTGCCGCTGTATCCGCTGAAGGGTTATAGCCTGACCGTGCCGATTGGCAGCGAGCATCGTGCGCCGGACGTGAGCATCACCGACTACGACCGCAAGATCGTCTACGCACGCATCGGCGAACAACTGCGCGTGGCGGCGATGGTCGACATCGTCGGTTTCGACCCGGCGGTGGATCCCGAGCGGCTGGCGCTGATCAGACGTCAGGCCCGCGACACCTTTCCCGACGCTGGAAACTACGACGCCGCCGTTGAGTGGGCCGGCATGCGCCCGGCCACGCCCACCGGCGTTCCGCTGCTGGGCGCCACGGCGTATCGCAATCTTTGGCTCAACCTCGGCCACGGTGCGCTCGGTTTCACCCTGGCCTGCGGCAGCGGGCAGTTGCTCAGTGAATTGATCGGCAAGCAGCGCACATCCATTGATCTGCACGGGTTCAATCCCCGTGCGGCGTGA
- a CDS encoding LysR family transcriptional regulator: MRLRHIEIFQAIRQTGSISAAAQLLHVSQPAVTKVLQHAEQQLGFPLFLRVRGKLLATPEALELEREVDKVTESLQGVRRLAQSLRREPGHSLRIGATPALALSLLPPAIQQWTGQFPDIACELSSAHSRELMQNLLMREVDVALTLQLPDHPGLKAQALASGVLVALAPKGYWPEEDAGQPLPLMALAGAPLIGLSSADPLAARLDSYLEAVEPPPRVRIAVQTYSLARVMVESGAGVAVIDPFTALGASPTSTVIRPLAPPLPITLYAVTRATEPPPHTLHDLLEMFSQRAGEQLNNLNPA; the protein is encoded by the coding sequence ATGCGCCTTCGTCATATCGAGATTTTCCAGGCCATCCGCCAGACCGGATCGATCAGCGCCGCTGCGCAGTTGCTGCACGTCTCGCAACCGGCGGTGACCAAGGTGCTGCAACACGCCGAGCAGCAGCTCGGTTTTCCGTTGTTCCTGCGGGTGCGCGGCAAGTTGCTGGCGACCCCGGAAGCGCTGGAACTGGAGCGCGAAGTCGACAAGGTCACGGAAAGCCTGCAAGGCGTGCGGCGTCTGGCCCAGAGCCTGCGCCGCGAGCCCGGCCACAGTCTGCGAATCGGTGCGACTCCGGCGCTGGCCCTGTCATTGCTGCCGCCGGCGATCCAGCAATGGACGGGGCAGTTCCCGGACATCGCCTGCGAACTGTCGAGCGCCCACAGCCGCGAGCTGATGCAGAACCTGCTGATGCGCGAAGTGGACGTGGCCCTGACGTTGCAGTTGCCGGACCATCCGGGTCTGAAGGCCCAGGCTTTGGCCTCGGGGGTGCTGGTGGCATTGGCGCCGAAGGGTTATTGGCCGGAGGAAGATGCCGGTCAGCCGTTGCCACTGATGGCGTTGGCCGGGGCGCCGCTGATCGGGCTGTCCAGCGCCGATCCACTGGCCGCGCGCCTCGATAGTTATCTCGAAGCGGTCGAGCCACCGCCGCGCGTGCGGATCGCCGTGCAGACTTACTCACTGGCGCGTGTGATGGTGGAGTCCGGCGCCGGGGTGGCCGTGATCGATCCGTTCACCGCCCTCGGTGCCTCGCCGACCAGCACCGTGATTCGCCCGTTGGCGCCGCCCTTGCCGATCACTTTATACGCCGTGACCCGCGCCACCGAACCACCGCCGCATACGCTGCATGATTTGCTGGAGATGTTCAGTCAGCGCGCTGGCGAACAACTCAACAACCTGAACCCTGCATAG
- the trhA gene encoding PAQR family membrane homeostasis protein TrhA, whose amino-acid sequence MYHGEKLNAWTHLVGAVAAFVGGVWMLVIASLDGSPWKIVSVAIYAFTLLVLYSASTVYHSVRGRKKAIMKKVDHFSIYLLIAGSYTPFCLVTLRGPWGWTLFGIVWGLALIGILQEIKPRSEARTLSIVIYAVMGWIVLVAVKPLIDALGTAGFAWLASGGVLYTVGIIFFALDHRLRHAHGIWHLFVIAGSLLHFVAILFYVL is encoded by the coding sequence ATGTATCACGGAGAAAAACTGAACGCCTGGACGCATCTGGTCGGGGCGGTAGCGGCGTTTGTCGGGGGCGTCTGGATGCTGGTGATCGCCAGCCTTGACGGCAGCCCCTGGAAGATCGTCAGCGTGGCGATTTATGCCTTCACCTTGCTGGTGCTTTACAGCGCATCCACCGTGTACCACAGCGTGCGCGGGCGCAAGAAAGCGATCATGAAGAAGGTCGATCACTTTTCGATCTACCTGCTGATCGCCGGCAGTTACACGCCGTTTTGTCTGGTGACCCTGCGCGGGCCGTGGGGCTGGACGTTGTTCGGGATCGTCTGGGGGCTGGCGCTGATCGGCATCCTGCAGGAGATCAAGCCGCGTTCGGAAGCGCGGACCCTGTCGATCGTGATCTACGCGGTGATGGGCTGGATCGTGCTGGTGGCGGTCAAGCCGCTGATCGACGCGCTGGGGACGGCGGGGTTTGCCTGGCTGGCGTCGGGCGGCGTGTTGTACACCGTGGGGATCATCTTTTTTGCCCTTGATCACCGGTTGCGGCATGCCCACGGGATCTGGCATCTGTTTGTGATTGCCGGGAGCCTGCTGCACTTTGTGGCGATTCTGTTTTACGTCCTTTAA
- a CDS encoding LysR family transcriptional regulator, which yields MLIDEELTLKKLEVFLAFMRTGNLARAAAELQTSNVSVHRAIHSLESALRCPLFKHEGRNLTPLESAYVLEERAQKLIQDVVESVRLTREAAGFSAERFKLGSLYSLTVKTVPQLIMGLKIRRSELNIDLILGSNIDLLYKLKNMEVDAILVSLDDTVNDPDCEQIPLFSDDIFLATPADSRFAQRSEVDLAEVRDETFITLTQGFATHQDGIRVFRQAGFEPKVAMQVNDIFTLLSMVSSGVGYALLPGRIAAVYENRVKLIPLQEKYRLQQHIGVVFLKAKERDPNLLALLAECRMYANRQGSQ from the coding sequence ATGCTGATCGACGAAGAATTGACCCTGAAGAAACTCGAGGTGTTCCTCGCCTTCATGCGCACCGGCAACCTCGCCCGAGCCGCCGCCGAGTTGCAGACCAGCAACGTCAGCGTGCACCGCGCGATCCATTCGCTGGAAAGTGCCCTGCGCTGCCCGTTGTTCAAACACGAAGGGCGCAACCTGACGCCACTGGAAAGCGCCTATGTGCTCGAAGAGCGGGCGCAGAAGCTGATTCAGGACGTGGTCGAAAGCGTGCGCCTGACCCGCGAAGCCGCCGGGTTCTCGGCCGAGCGCTTCAAGCTCGGCTCGCTCTATTCGCTGACGGTGAAGACCGTGCCGCAGCTGATCATGGGTTTGAAGATCCGCCGCAGCGAACTCAACATCGACCTGATCCTCGGCTCGAACATCGACCTGCTCTACAAGCTGAAAAACATGGAAGTCGACGCGATCCTCGTGTCGCTGGACGACACCGTCAACGACCCGGACTGCGAGCAGATTCCGCTGTTTTCCGACGACATCTTCCTCGCCACCCCGGCGGATTCGCGCTTCGCCCAGCGCAGCGAAGTGGATCTGGCAGAGGTACGCGACGAAACCTTCATCACCCTCACCCAAGGCTTCGCCACCCATCAGGACGGCATTCGGGTGTTCCGGCAAGCGGGGTTCGAGCCGAAGGTGGCGATGCAGGTCAACGACATCTTCACCCTGCTGAGCATGGTCAGTTCCGGGGTCGGTTATGCGTTGCTGCCGGGGAGGATTGCGGCGGTGTACGAGAACCGGGTGAAGCTGATTCCGTTGCAGGAGAAGTACCGGTTGCAGCAGCACATTGGGGTGGTGTTTTTGAAGGCCAAGGAGCGGGATCCGAA